Proteins encoded together in one Terriglobia bacterium window:
- a CDS encoding methyltransferase domain-containing protein yields MSRLTKQQSKLHAQACSLLQQNSLTFDERLFVLDNWQESANHVNGSAGAFFTPRSLARGLAIETFGGRILDICAGIGSLGFAAYHYSAGTQTGGRPNITCVEINPDYVAVGRKVLPEATWIQADAFDLPSSLGGFDCVISNPPFGRVQHNGSAPRYSGCEFEYKIIDICSDLASAGVFLIPQSSAPFKLSGIRGYEDAPTDKYLRFSQQSSIELDPNCGIDTAVSMDEWHGVTVMTEIALADFVQARSRRRMAAGAAQSETISVIEQAVSLQRELFACA; encoded by the coding sequence ATGTCTCGACTCACCAAGCAGCAATCCAAACTGCATGCACAGGCCTGCTCCCTGCTTCAGCAGAACTCCTTGACGTTCGATGAACGGCTCTTCGTCCTCGACAATTGGCAGGAAAGTGCCAACCATGTGAATGGATCTGCGGGCGCGTTCTTCACTCCGCGCAGTCTTGCTCGGGGCCTGGCTATCGAGACCTTCGGAGGCAGAATTCTCGACATCTGCGCTGGTATTGGGTCGCTCGGATTCGCAGCCTACCATTACTCCGCTGGCACACAGACCGGTGGGCGTCCGAACATTACGTGCGTGGAGATCAATCCAGACTATGTCGCCGTGGGCCGCAAAGTGTTGCCAGAGGCCACCTGGATACAAGCCGATGCCTTTGATCTGCCCTCATCTCTCGGCGGCTTCGACTGCGTAATCTCCAATCCACCATTCGGCCGCGTCCAGCACAACGGTAGTGCACCGCGATACTCCGGATGCGAATTCGAGTACAAAATCATCGATATTTGCAGCGATCTTGCCAGTGCCGGCGTTTTCCTGATTCCGCAATCCTCAGCGCCGTTCAAGCTGAGCGGTATCCGGGGGTACGAAGACGCGCCGACCGACAAATATCTCCGCTTTTCTCAGCAGTCCTCGATCGAGCTGGATCCAAATTGCGGCATTGATACAGCCGTTTCCATGGATGAATGGCACGGTGTCACCGTGATGACGGAAATTGCGCTGGCCGACTTTGTCCAGGCCCGTTCCCGTCGCCGCATGGCGGCCGGCGCCGCCCAATCCGAAACAATCAGCGTGATCGAGCAGGCTGTTTCCCTACAGCGCGAACTCTTCGCTTGCGCTTAG